In Nicotiana tabacum cultivar K326 chromosome 2, ASM71507v2, whole genome shotgun sequence, the following proteins share a genomic window:
- the LOC107791543 gene encoding uncharacterized protein LOC107791543 — protein MMLDLMNQAQSILTSLNKQSGKIKSEHRVRLNASIDVIRYFLKEGMPFRGHDESVASTRRGHFLDLLKWYADRKEDVKNVVLEKAPKNNTMTSPDIQKDIVNSYAKETVKARKRREMLRDDQAEKLDELLVLGEVHTGSRLNQELELQRPDDTHWGSHFKTLCNFISLFSSIVHVLGVLANQGSNYEGKVLAKSLVEDIRSYEFVCILHVMLKILAITYDLNMALQRKDQDIVSAMKLVDFSKRQLQTMRESKWNSLMEDVSSFCDKNGIVIPKIDEKYGLGKSKHKSSTVTYSHHLHVDVFCAAIDFQLSELNKHFSEVNTDLLLGMASLSPDNSFSSYNKNKIVKLATYYPNTFTASKLEDLSCELDKLY, from the exons ATGATGCTAGATTTAATGAACCAAGCACAATCCATTCTAACTTCTTTGAACAAGCAATCTGGAAAAATTAAAAGTGAACATCGAGTTCGCTTGAATGCTTCAATTGATGTGATAAGATATTTTTTGAAAGAAGGAATGCCTTTTCGGGGCCATGATGAGAGTGTAGCTTCTACAAGAAGAGGTCATTTTTTAGATCTCTTAAAATGGTATGCAGATAGGAAGGAAGATGTGAAAAATGTGGTGTTAGAAAAAGCTCCAAAAAATAACACCATGACTTCTCCTGATATTCAAAAAGATATTGTGAATTCTTATGCAAAAGAAACGGTGAAAGCAAGAAAG CGTAGAGAGATGCTTAGAGATGATCAAGCTGAAAAATTAGATGAGTTATTAGTGCTTGGTGAAGTTCATACAGGAAGTAGATTAAATCAAGAACTTGAGCTTCAAAGACCAGATGATACCCATTGGGGATCTCACTTTAAGACATTGTGTAACTTTATTTCTTTATTCTCATCAATTGTTCATGTACTTGGAGTTCTTGCAAATCAGGGTTCAAATTATGAGGGGAAAGTACTGGCAAAAAGTCTAGTGGAAGATATAAGATCTTATGAGTTTGTGTGTATATTACATGTGATGTTAAAAATATTGGCAATTACATATGATTTGAATATGGCTCTGCAAAGAAAAGATCAAGATATTGTTAGTGCTATGAAACTTGTTGATTTCTCAAAGAGGCAATTGCAAACAATGAGGGAATCTAAATGGAATTCTTTGATGGAAGATGTCTCTTCGTTTTGTGATAAGAATGGTATTGTGATCCCAAAAATAGATGAGAAGTATGGTCTTGGAAAGTCAAAGCATAAAAGCTCAACTGTTACATATTCTCATCATTTGCATGTAGATGTTTTTTGTGCTGCTATTGATTTTCAACTTTCGGAGCTTAACAAACATTTTAGTGAAGTGAATACTGATCTTCTTCTTGGTATGGCAAGTTTGAGTCCCGACAATTCTTTTTCAAGTTATAATAAAAACAAGATTGTGAAACTTGCTACATATTATCCAAATACGTTCACTGCTTCTAAGCTTGAAGATCTTAGTTGTGAGCTTGACAAACTATATTGA